The DNA segment ACATCACCATTATCCTGGAAGAATAAGTGGGGTGATCGATCTGACACGGCTAAAGGGCACGGTGGGCTGTGTGTGCGGGGACGCTTTGGGTTTGAATCGTTGGACAGCCAAAGTCGGCTTGTACAACCGTTGGTTCGTGAAAGCGGGCGCTTGGTTGAAAAGCCATGGTTGGAGGCCATGCACACGCTCGTAGATCGATTCGTCGAAATCAAAGGGAAGTACGGTTCCGACTCCATTGCCGGCCTCGTGACGGCCCGGTGCACCAATGAAGAGTTGTATCTGTTCCAAAAACTCATGCGTACGGCGTTTGGAACCAACCAGCTTGATAGTAGCGCACGCTACGGCCATATGAATTTTGTGTTGGCATCCAAACATGCCATCGGCCTGGGGAGGACCTCTGTTGATTGGGAGGATCTCACAAAGGCAAAGGCGATTATTGTGATCGGTTCCAACATTACTGAGACGAACCCGCTCACGGCCGTGCGCATTAAGGAAGCGGTGCGAGTGTATAGGGCTCAGGTGGTGACGTTCGACAGCGCTATTACGAATATGAGTAAGCTCGCCTCACATCCATTCTTGATCAAGCCAGGGACGGAAGGAGCGGTGATCGACGGTCTGGTGAAAGCGGCGATTGATCTGGATCTAGTAGATGAAGCGGTCGTGGGGAAACGCCCCCAGGCGTTTGCGTCGCTGAAGAAGGCAGTGGCAAATCTGTCGATGGACCAATTGACGGCTCAGACTGGATTGGCCAGCGACGTTTTTGGAGAAATCGCCAGAATATTTGCTGAATCACCACGCTCAATCATTCTGTGCGCGGAAGGAATTGTTCGACGGGCGAACGGCTATCAGAACGTGCTCAAGCTGATGGATCTCGCCTGGATTACCGGAAAGCTCGGACAGCCCGGGTGCGGTGTGGGTACGGTGACGGAAGAGCCTAATGAGCAAGGGGCTGTCGATATGGGTACGGCTTCTGAGTTCCTCCCAGGACAGGGTCGGTATGATGATCCTGAGGTGCGAGATCGTTTCGCCAAGGCCTGGGACACGGTGCTCCCTTCTCCGAGCTCGAGTGCGCACTTGATTGAAATCTTGAAGCGGTGTCGGACCGGACAGATCAAAGCCTTATATATCCTTGGGGAAAATCCACTGGCCACCCTTCCGGCTTCCATGGAAGTTCGCGCTGGACTAGAGCGGCTTGAATTATTGGTCGTCCAAGATCCATTCTTGACGGACACCGCGAAGCTAGCCCATTTTGTGCTTCCTGCCTGCACGTATGCAGAAAAGGACGGCACCTTTACGAATTTCGAGGGGCGAGTCCTTCGTGTTCGCCAAGCCATGGATCCGCGTGGAGAGAGCTTGCCCGATTGGCACATCATGACTGCGCTGGCTAATGCTATGGGATGCCAATGGGACTATCAGTCTGCAAACGACATCCAAAACGAGATCATGAAGCTGCTTCCTGGGTACTACAATCTTGGTCAACCCCGCAAGGGGTTGCCGACATCAGAGGGGTGCTTGTCCAAGGGCTATGCGACGGAGGTCATTGAGCGGTATCGGGTGATTCCAGAAAGTAAAACGCCGACCCGCCCGTTTGCACTGTTAATGGGACAGATACTGATGCATTCGGGGAAATTGTCAACTCAAGCGGCCGGTCTACTCACGATTGCTCCGAACAGTACGAAGCTGAGAATGAACGTGCGAGATCTGGAAGGGCTTGCACTGCAAGAGGGCGCGAAGGTGCGTGTGACGTCTGATCGTGGTTCTCTTCAGATTGCGGTACAGGCGGATCAGTCGGTTGCCCCTGGCACCTGCTTCTTCCCCGAGCATTTTAATGAGCCCCCAGTGAAAGATTTGATGACGGTCACCGTCGATGCGACGACAGGTGTCCCGTCATTCAAACAGATGTGGGTCAACATTGAACCAGTCTGATGTGATGAAGGTGTCTGCTTGTTCATGACCAGGAGCCTACGATGAGTGTCACGGCTTTGACCAAAAAGATCCTTCATGCGGCCCTGTTCTATGAAATCTGGGACGCGATGAAAGTCACATTTCGGCATATGCTCCATCGACCGATGACTTTTCAATATCCGCGGGAGCATCGAACGATTCCGGATGCGCATCGAGGGGCACTTGGTTTGTTACGATACGATGACGGACGGGAACGGTGTGTCGGTTGTGATTTGTGCGAGGCTGCTTGCCCATCCCATTGCATCAAGGTGATCAGTGCTGAAGATGCCACACGGCCGCTTCAACGGTATGCCAGCGAATTCTACATTGATATTACCAAGTGTGTTTTCTGTGGGTACTGTGTCGAGGCCTGTCCCGTCAATGCGTTGGCCATGACCAAGATGTACGAATACTCGACTCATGATAAGCGGAGTCTCCTGTTCGATAAAAAGCGACTGTATGACATTGGCGAGCGGCATCTCGAGGACGGGAAGAAATATTTGTACGCCCACAATCAAGAAAAAAATGTCGAGGAAAGTCGCGAGTATCGCTACTATTTTCCGCAATCGGTCGCGAAATCGACGCAGTCAGCTCCGAAGCATCTGAGGTAGGCAAGCAACATGATTGTGGCATTTTTTGGATACTTCGCGTTGGTCAGTATGGCTGCCGGGGTCTTAACGGTCACTCTGCGCAACCCTGTCCATTGCGCATTATCATTGCTCGCATTACTCATGCATGTCTCCGGGCTGTTCATCCTCTTGAATGCCGAGTTTCTGTGGGCTGTCCAGGTCATTGTCTATGTCGGGGCTATCTTGGTGCTCTATCTCTTTGTACTGATGTTGATGAATCTCAAGACAGACGAGCGATATTTTCATTCGTCGGCTCCGTATTTTGCCGGGTTGTCAACGTTAGGGGCGTTCTACGTACTCTTTCTCCTTCTCCGGTCCCCGTTTGACGGGGCCAAGGGAGGTGCTTCTGCTGGGGCGGTCTTGCAAGAGGGCGATACCTACGCGGTTGGCATCAAGATGTTCAGTGACCATCTCTTGCAGTTTGAAATCGTGGGGATCTTTCTGCTTGGGGCAATCATCGGTGCCATCGTGTTGGCAAAAACTCCGAAAGCCTTGGAGGCTGGCCAGGATCATCGATGATACCGCTGTCCGCCTATGTCGCTGTCAGCGCGGTCTTGTTTATGACGGGACTACTGGGTGTCCTGATTCGTCGGAACTTTATCATCGTGCTCATGTCCGTCGAAGTGATGTTGAATGCGGCGAACATTAATCTGGTCGCCTTCTCGCATTATTTGGAATCGATGGCTGGGCAGCTTGTGGCGTTGTTTATTATTGCGATTGCCGCCGGGGAAGCGGCAATTGGGCTGGCCATCATCATTGTGGTCTTTCGAAGCAAGATTTCTACGAATGTGGACGAGATGAATCTTTTGAAGTGGTAACAGGATGTTGAGAGCGGCATCGCGTTCTGTCTTCAGTGCCCCATGCCCTCAAAACGACCTCCAGCCGATGCAGTAGGACCCGGCTTCATACGGCCTCCTGGCTTAGCTGAGCATCCTGAGAAAAACGTAGGACTGTGTGTCTGACGCAACCGATCTGCTGATCAAATTAATCCCTCTGTTTCCGTTGCTGGCGGTCATCGCGAACGGTGTCTTTGGCCATCGGTACTCCCACGAAATGGCTCATCGTTTAGCCTGGGGGTCTGTCGGTCTGTCCTTCCTGTGTGCGCTCGCAGTGTTTGCGGATGTCCTACGGACCGGTGCATCGCATGAAGTCGTCGTCTATCGATGGATTTTTGGCGGCGATTTGGCGATCAACCTTGCGTACCTTGTTGATCCCCTGACCTGTGCCTGGTTACTGGTTGTGACAGGCGTGGGTTTTCTGATTCATGTCTATTCTGTCGGGTATATGCATGGTGAAGATGGATTCACCCGCTTTTTCACTTACATGAATTTGTTCATGGTCTCCATGCTGCTGTTGGTCATGGGGAACAACTATCTGGTGTTGTTTATCGGTTGGGAGGGGGTGGGGCTTTGTTCGTATCTCCTGATCGGATACTACTACGACAAGGTCTCTGCTGCGAAAGCCGCATCCAAAGCCTTCGTTGTGAATCGAATCGGGGATGCCGGATTTCTCCTTGCCATCTTTCTGGTATTTGTGAACTTCAAGACGCTGGACTATACAAAGGTCTTTGCTCAGGTGGGACAGCTGTCTCCTGAGATGGCAACCGCTATTGCGCTGTGCCTGCTCGTCGGCGCAGTTGGGAAGTCTGCTCAGTTGCCGCTCCATACCTGGTTGCCCGATGCCATGGAAGGTCCGACACCAGTGAGCGCGCTCATCCACGCCGCAACAATGGTCACCGCCGGTGTCTACATGATCGTACGGAATCATGTCATTTTCGATCTCTCTCCGGTCGCGATGGAAGTTGTGGCGTTCGTGGGTGGAGGGACTGCGCTGTTTGCGGCGACGATCGGACTGGTGCAGACCGACATTAAGCGCGTCTTGGCCTATTCGACCGTGAGTCAGCTGGGCTATATGTTTCTGGGTTGCGGGATCGGCGCCTACACGGCCTCCGTGTTTCATGTCATGACGCACGCCTTCTTCAAAGCCTTGTTGTTTTTGTCCGCCGGCTCAGTCATCCATGCTCTGTCAGGGGAGCAGGATATTCAAAAGATGGGTGGCTTGAGTAAGCGTATTCCGTGGACCCATCGCCTCTTTCTGATCGGGACCATTGCGATCGCTGGCCTTCCTCCTCTCGCGGGGTTCTGGAGCAAGGATGAGATCATGGCCCATGCGTTCAACCATCATCACTATTTGCTCTATAGCCTGGCGGCAGCCGGTGCACTGATGACGTCTTTCTACATGTTTCGTTTGACCTATTTGACGTTCTATGGCTCCTCCAGGATGGATCATCATACCGAGGAGCATGTGCATGAATCTCCGATGGTAATGATCGCGCCCTTGATGGTCCTTGCATTTCTTTCTGGTGTCGGTGGGTTGGTATTGGGATTTCCGCCAGAACAGGGCTGGTTGCACGGTTTCTTGGCTCCGGTTGTGGGTGCTGCGGCTGAACATGAAGCCAGTGGGGGAATGACCGTTCTCCTGATGGGTGTGGCCATTGCCATTGCCTTGATGGGATGGGGACTTGCGCACTTCCTCTACGCAGTGAGCCCTATGACAGCTGATGGGTGGACTGAGAAGTTTTCCGGTCTCTATCGATTACTTTTGAATAAATACTACATTGACGAATTGTACGATCTTGTGTTCGTCGAGCCTCTGAAACGCCTCGGAATGATCTTGGACTGGTTTGATCGGACGATCATCGACGGGGTGGTACGAGGGGTGGGGCATCTCGCGGATTGGGGTGCCTCTGGATCGACCTGGGTCGAGAAGTATATCGTCTATGCGGGACTGAATATCATCGGATATGGAAACCACCTTGCTGCCCGAGAGGGGCGAAAAATGCAGAGCGGCATGGTGCATCATTATGCGGCGATTATTGTTGCGGGGCTTTTTCTTCTGGCCCTGGTCGTTCAACTTGTAGTTCAGATGTAGGTCGTAGCCGAACCCAACGGGTATCATGCTCGAAGAGCTTACCGCTGTCTTTCCAATTCTGTCGTGCATCCTCTTTCTGCCCGTTGCCGGGGCCATTGTTCTGTGGTTTGTGGACGACGAGGACATGGTCCGAAGCTCGACCCTTGCGATCGCTCTCGTGGAGCTGGCTCTGTCGGTTTTTATTCTCCTCCGGTTTGTGCCGGAATCGGCCGCGATGCAGTTCTCGGAGCGGATGCAATGGATTCCCGCATTGGGGATCAGCTATCACTTGGCGGTTGATGGGATCAGTGTCATGTTCGTCGGCCTGACGGCCTTTCTGACCGTCCTCGTTGTGGTCTATTCGTGGGACACGATCCGGCAGCAAGTCAAGCTGTACATGATGTGTCTGCTAGCACTCGAAACAACGACCATGGGGGTCTTTTTGTCGTTGGACCTGATCCTGTTCTTCGTGTTCTGGGAGCTGATGCTCATTCCGAGCTATTTCCTGATCAAGCTGTGGGGTGGGGGCGCTGACCGGCATTATGCCGCACTGAAGTTCGTCATTTATACGCTTCTCGGCAGCGTGTTTATGCTCGTGGGGATCGCGTTGCTGGACATTAATTACCACCAATGGGCGACTCTCCATCACAGCGATCATGCGTACTCGTTCGATCTGCTTGACCTTCTCACGGTCCCGATTCCCATCAGCCAACAGATCCTCATCTTTTGGTTATTGTTCCTCGGATTTGCGTTCAAGGCTCCGGTATTTCCATTTCACACCTGGTTGCCAGATGCGCTTCTAGAGGGGCCCATCGGGATGGCGGTTGTCCTGGCTGGCCTCAAGCTGGGGACCTTCGGCTTCATCCGGTTCAGCATCCCGCTGCTGCCGGATGCCTCGAAGAGTGGCCCCATCGTGTCGATCGTGGTCGGCCTGGGGCTCTGCGCGATTTTGTATGGGGCGTGGATGGCGTTGGTTCAAACGGATTTTAGGCGTTTACTGGCCTACAGCAGCGTCAGCCATCTTGGCTTTGTGGTGGTGGGGCTGTTTGCCCTGAATTATCAAGGCTTGCAAGGCAGCCTGCTGACGATGATTAACCTTGGGTTCAGCACGGCCGGCCTCTTCTTCATTGCTGG comes from the Nitrospira sp. genome and includes:
- a CDS encoding NADH-quinone oxidoreductase subunit M, which encodes MLEELTAVFPILSCILFLPVAGAIVLWFVDDEDMVRSSTLAIALVELALSVFILLRFVPESAAMQFSERMQWIPALGISYHLAVDGISVMFVGLTAFLTVLVVVYSWDTIRQQVKLYMMCLLALETTTMGVFLSLDLILFFVFWELMLIPSYFLIKLWGGGADRHYAALKFVIYTLLGSVFMLVGIALLDINYHQWATLHHSDHAYSFDLLDLLTVPIPISQQILIFWLLFLGFAFKAPVFPFHTWLPDALLEGPIGMAVVLAGLKLGTFGFIRFSIPLLPDASKSGPIVSIVVGLGLCAILYGAWMALVQTDFRRLLAYSSVSHLGFVVVGLFALNYQGLQGSLLTMINLGFSTAGLFFIAGFLYSRQQTTQLSAFGGMAKQVPLLATFFLIIGLASIGLPGTNGFVGEFLILLGAFEAKWWYGSIAVLGVIFGAAYFLWYYERSMLGPLGTSVKSSMSDLQLREMVIAVSLSIMILWIGLYPSPFLRIMNGSVQAVVDRLQHEKTAALDNGMTERK
- the nuoL gene encoding NADH-quinone oxidoreductase subunit L, whose translation is MSDATDLLIKLIPLFPLLAVIANGVFGHRYSHEMAHRLAWGSVGLSFLCALAVFADVLRTGASHEVVVYRWIFGGDLAINLAYLVDPLTCAWLLVVTGVGFLIHVYSVGYMHGEDGFTRFFTYMNLFMVSMLLLVMGNNYLVLFIGWEGVGLCSYLLIGYYYDKVSAAKAASKAFVVNRIGDAGFLLAIFLVFVNFKTLDYTKVFAQVGQLSPEMATAIALCLLVGAVGKSAQLPLHTWLPDAMEGPTPVSALIHAATMVTAGVYMIVRNHVIFDLSPVAMEVVAFVGGGTALFAATIGLVQTDIKRVLAYSTVSQLGYMFLGCGIGAYTASVFHVMTHAFFKALLFLSAGSVIHALSGEQDIQKMGGLSKRIPWTHRLFLIGTIAIAGLPPLAGFWSKDEIMAHAFNHHHYLLYSLAAAGALMTSFYMFRLTYLTFYGSSRMDHHTEEHVHESPMVMIAPLMVLAFLSGVGGLVLGFPPEQGWLHGFLAPVVGAAAEHEASGGMTVLLMGVAIAIALMGWGLAHFLYAVSPMTADGWTEKFSGLYRLLLNKYYIDELYDLVFVEPLKRLGMILDWFDRTIIDGVVRGVGHLADWGASGSTWVEKYIVYAGLNIIGYGNHLAAREGRKMQSGMVHHYAAIIVAGLFLLALVVQLVVQM
- a CDS encoding NADH-quinone oxidoreductase subunit J — its product is MIVAFFGYFALVSMAAGVLTVTLRNPVHCALSLLALLMHVSGLFILLNAEFLWAVQVIVYVGAILVLYLFVLMLMNLKTDERYFHSSAPYFAGLSTLGAFYVLFLLLRSPFDGAKGGASAGAVLQEGDTYAVGIKMFSDHLLQFEIVGIFLLGAIIGAIVLAKTPKALEAGQDHR
- the nuoI gene encoding NADH-quinone oxidoreductase subunit NuoI gives rise to the protein MSVTALTKKILHAALFYEIWDAMKVTFRHMLHRPMTFQYPREHRTIPDAHRGALGLLRYDDGRERCVGCDLCEAACPSHCIKVISAEDATRPLQRYASEFYIDITKCVFCGYCVEACPVNALAMTKMYEYSTHDKRSLLFDKKRLYDIGERHLEDGKKYLYAHNQEKNVEESREYRYYFPQSVAKSTQSAPKHLR
- a CDS encoding molybdopterin-dependent oxidoreductase, which translates into the protein MGLKPATNPDVEATSIELSIDGKTVTAKDGVSLYDVISMTGKVIPAMCYHYTFDPFGSCGMCLVMQEGKKAPVRSCTAKAAAGMVIRTEGEDLFLARKKAVEKHLSVHPLDCPVCDADGHCELQDMAFQHGVTNLANAKQKFIPEDTRSPVLDFNMNRCIACAECINVCKDVLMIDALQFMKKGGFNQVVPKGDLPLNCEFCGDCLAICPVGAITNKFSKYLYKPWQMKKTTTTCNYCGDGCQMYLETKDEEVIRVTSPLSWKNKWGDRSDTAKGHGGLCVRGRFGFESLDSQSRLVQPLVRESGRLVEKPWLEAMHTLVDRFVEIKGKYGSDSIAGLVTARCTNEELYLFQKLMRTAFGTNQLDSSARYGHMNFVLASKHAIGLGRTSVDWEDLTKAKAIIVIGSNITETNPLTAVRIKEAVRVYRAQVVTFDSAITNMSKLASHPFLIKPGTEGAVIDGLVKAAIDLDLVDEAVVGKRPQAFASLKKAVANLSMDQLTAQTGLASDVFGEIARIFAESPRSIILCAEGIVRRANGYQNVLKLMDLAWITGKLGQPGCGVGTVTEEPNEQGAVDMGTASEFLPGQGRYDDPEVRDRFAKAWDTVLPSPSSSAHLIEILKRCRTGQIKALYILGENPLATLPASMEVRAGLERLELLVVQDPFLTDTAKLAHFVLPACTYAEKDGTFTNFEGRVLRVRQAMDPRGESLPDWHIMTALANAMGCQWDYQSANDIQNEIMKLLPGYYNLGQPRKGLPTSEGCLSKGYATEVIERYRVIPESKTPTRPFALLMGQILMHSGKLSTQAAGLLTIAPNSTKLRMNVRDLEGLALQEGAKVRVTSDRGSLQIAVQADQSVAPGTCFFPEHFNEPPVKDLMTVTVDATTGVPSFKQMWVNIEPV
- the nuoK gene encoding NADH-quinone oxidoreductase subunit NuoK; protein product: MIPLSAYVAVSAVLFMTGLLGVLIRRNFIIVLMSVEVMLNAANINLVAFSHYLESMAGQLVALFIIAIAAGEAAIGLAIIIVVFRSKISTNVDEMNLLKW